One part of the Vitis riparia cultivar Riparia Gloire de Montpellier isolate 1030 chromosome 6, EGFV_Vit.rip_1.0, whole genome shotgun sequence genome encodes these proteins:
- the LOC117915541 gene encoding Holliday junction resolvase MOC1, chloroplastic-like isoform X2, which translates to MDALQIHPHSLSSSPNFMNPISKITPKLALSAPKFRVFCATSLNSTNTHDPIPAPSSTGTVLRSSGKARVKVSDTQYRENWLASLSCPFPDENERPGIRMDSAESNAGTQCVIGIDPDISGALALLKTGDSGCSAQVFDSPHLQILVGKRVRKRLDAKSIVQLLRGFDAPIGTIAYIEQSIPYPQDGKQGWWSGGFGYGLWIGILVASGFSVVPVPSTLWKNEFKLSGNGTSKDDSRRVASTMFPSMSSLLKRKKDHAQFISSVKKCLPNAFHSSFIDIILWNF; encoded by the exons ATGGACGCACTCCAAATCCACCCACACAGCCTCTCATCCTCCCCCAATTTCATGAACCCTATCTCCAAAATCACACCAAAACTTGCCCTCTCTGCTCCTAAATTTAGGGTTTTCTGTGCAACTTCCCTCAATTCAACCAACACCCATGATCCAATTCCTGCCCCAAGTTCCACCGGTACTGTTTTGAGGAGCAGTGGTAAGGCTAGGGTCAAGGTTTCTGATACTCAGTACAGAGAAAACTGGCTTGCTTCTCTCTCTTGCCCCTTTCCAGATGAGAATGAGCGGCCAGGAATTCGAATGGACTCGGCTGAGAGCAATGCCGGTACCCAATGTGTTATTGGGATCGACCCAGATATTTCTGGAGCCTTAGCGCTGTTGAAAACCGGTGATTCTGGGTGTTCTGCTCAG GTATTTGATTCTCCTCACTTGCAAATTCTTGTTGGCAAAAGAGTTCGAAAACGTTTAGATGCCAAATCTATAGTTCAATTGCTTCGGGGTTTTGACGCTCCAATTG GAACTATAGCATATATAGAGCAGTCAATTCCTTATCCTCAAGATGGGAAACAG GGGTGGTGGAGTGGTGGATTTGGGTATGGATTATGGATTGGTATCTTAGTTGCCTCAGGATTTTCTGTTGTTCCAGTACCATCTACCTTATGGAAGAATGAGTTTAAACTGTCTGGAAACGGCACAAGTAAG GATGATAGCCGGAGGGTGGCATCCACAATGTTTCCATCTATGAGTTCTCtattaaaaaggaagaaagatcaCG
- the LOC117915541 gene encoding Holliday junction resolvase MOC1, chloroplastic-like isoform X3 → MDALQIHPHSLSSSPNFMNPISKITPKLALSAPKFRVFCATSLNSTNTHDPIPAPSSTGTVLRSSGKARVKVSDTQYRENWLASLSCPFPDENERPGIRMDSAESNAGTQCVIGIDPDISGALALLKTGDSGCSAQVFDSPHLQILVGKRVRKRLDAKSIVQLLRGFDAPIGTIAYIEQSIPYPQDGKQGWWSGGFGYGLWIGILVASGFSVVPVPSTLWKNEFKLSGNGTSKDDSRRVASTMFPSMSSLLKRKKDHVHQFSEEVSSKCFSLKFH, encoded by the exons ATGGACGCACTCCAAATCCACCCACACAGCCTCTCATCCTCCCCCAATTTCATGAACCCTATCTCCAAAATCACACCAAAACTTGCCCTCTCTGCTCCTAAATTTAGGGTTTTCTGTGCAACTTCCCTCAATTCAACCAACACCCATGATCCAATTCCTGCCCCAAGTTCCACCGGTACTGTTTTGAGGAGCAGTGGTAAGGCTAGGGTCAAGGTTTCTGATACTCAGTACAGAGAAAACTGGCTTGCTTCTCTCTCTTGCCCCTTTCCAGATGAGAATGAGCGGCCAGGAATTCGAATGGACTCGGCTGAGAGCAATGCCGGTACCCAATGTGTTATTGGGATCGACCCAGATATTTCTGGAGCCTTAGCGCTGTTGAAAACCGGTGATTCTGGGTGTTCTGCTCAG GTATTTGATTCTCCTCACTTGCAAATTCTTGTTGGCAAAAGAGTTCGAAAACGTTTAGATGCCAAATCTATAGTTCAATTGCTTCGGGGTTTTGACGCTCCAATTG GAACTATAGCATATATAGAGCAGTCAATTCCTTATCCTCAAGATGGGAAACAG GGGTGGTGGAGTGGTGGATTTGGGTATGGATTATGGATTGGTATCTTAGTTGCCTCAGGATTTTCTGTTGTTCCAGTACCATCTACCTTATGGAAGAATGAGTTTAAACTGTCTGGAAACGGCACAAGTAAG GATGATAGCCGGAGGGTGGCATCCACAATGTTTCCATCTATGAGTTCTCtattaaaaaggaagaaagatcaCG